Proteins encoded in a region of the Nocardia asteroides genome:
- a CDS encoding potassium channel family protein: MVTSRHLLQAGTDLGQAAVRPVPQGRRSSGIGVLASRPGFGLVGVVRVPHQVSSPLAAIARRIGYAVAALTATVLVVYSGREGYTDSHDGQLSLLDCVYYATVSLSTTGYGDIAPATPTARLVNIFVVTPLRVSFLIVLVGTTLAVLTEDSRQSLRIRCWRRRVRGHTVVVGYGTKGRAAVEAMLEEGARRSSIVVIDTAPEAVEAAAGRGVVTVRGSGTASETLQLAVVSRSAAVVVAVGRDDTAVLSTLTARHLAPAVRIAVAVRQSENSELVRRCGAEVVVVSSQTTGRLMGVATGAPRVVELIEDLLSPEDGFAVAQRPAEPHEIGLTPRELPDIVLGIVREGQRLRTATRQPPAVAVGDELLYIHRVTTQQ, from the coding sequence ATGGTCACGTCAAGACATCTACTGCAGGCCGGTACGGACCTTGGTCAGGCTGCGGTGAGGCCGGTGCCGCAGGGGCGGCGTTCCTCGGGTATAGGCGTGTTGGCGTCGCGTCCCGGGTTCGGTCTGGTCGGTGTGGTGCGGGTACCGCATCAGGTCAGCAGCCCGTTGGCGGCTATCGCCCGCCGGATTGGGTACGCGGTGGCGGCGCTGACGGCCACCGTGCTGGTGGTGTACTCAGGGCGCGAGGGATACACCGATTCCCATGATGGACAGCTGTCGCTGCTGGACTGTGTCTATTACGCGACGGTGTCACTGTCGACGACCGGGTACGGCGACATCGCTCCGGCGACACCGACCGCACGATTGGTCAACATCTTCGTCGTGACCCCGTTGCGAGTGTCCTTTCTGATCGTGCTGGTCGGCACGACATTGGCTGTGCTGACCGAGGACTCGCGCCAAAGCTTGCGAATCCGGTGCTGGCGGCGCCGTGTGCGTGGACACACAGTGGTGGTCGGTTACGGCACCAAAGGCCGTGCGGCCGTGGAAGCGATGCTCGAGGAGGGCGCTCGGCGATCATCGATCGTCGTCATCGACACCGCGCCGGAGGCAGTCGAGGCTGCGGCCGGGCGCGGCGTGGTCACGGTGCGGGGGTCGGGCACCGCGTCGGAAACGCTGCAGCTGGCGGTGGTGAGCCGGAGTGCGGCAGTGGTAGTCGCTGTGGGACGCGACGACACCGCGGTGCTGTCCACCCTTACCGCCCGCCACCTCGCACCGGCGGTGCGGATCGCGGTGGCGGTACGCCAGAGCGAGAACTCTGAGCTGGTGCGTCGCTGCGGTGCCGAGGTGGTGGTGGTGTCATCGCAGACCACGGGCCGGTTGATGGGTGTGGCTACCGGCGCTCCGCGGGTGGTCGAGTTGATAGAGGATCTGCTCAGCCCGGAGGACGGCTTTGCTGTCGCTCAGCGACCCGCCGAACCGCACGAAATCGGCCTGACCCCGAGGGAGTTGCCCGACATCGTGCTCGGCATCGTCCGCGAGGGACAGCGCCTGCGCACGGCCACCCGCCAACCACCCGCCGTGGCCGTCGGCGACGAACTGCTGTATATCCACCGGGTCACCACCCAGCAATGA
- a CDS encoding DUF389 domain-containing protein, with protein sequence MLRLRMLAPSEMTDDVIRILEQDDAVSGLAVMRGAALRPKGDMLVADVAREAANDLIQRLRAIGLHRVGTIEIEPVRTWLSRSGFDCEVRTPGSSADAVVWADVAQRSYEETELNWTYLSFMTFATVIAAIAIVLDSQILVIGAMVLGPEFGAIAALGVALVRRRFALFGLAVRTLLLGFATAIAITFTLALLGRGLGWITVEDVTGPRPGTAFIYTPDKWSFIVAVVAAAAGVLALTSAKAGGLAGVFISVTTVPAAGNIALGAAFGVGSAVWGSALQLVVNLSGMALAGWVTVAVQQAVWSRVSLRRAKAMSTPRRML encoded by the coding sequence GTGTTGCGACTGCGAATGCTGGCTCCGAGCGAGATGACCGATGACGTGATCCGAATTCTGGAACAGGACGATGCCGTCAGCGGCCTGGCGGTGATGCGCGGCGCTGCGCTGCGGCCCAAGGGTGACATGCTGGTGGCCGACGTGGCGCGTGAGGCGGCCAACGACTTGATCCAGCGGTTGCGCGCGATCGGATTGCACCGGGTGGGCACTATCGAGATCGAGCCGGTGCGTACCTGGCTGTCTCGCAGCGGGTTCGATTGCGAGGTACGCACCCCCGGTAGCAGCGCAGACGCGGTGGTATGGGCTGATGTGGCCCAGCGCTCGTATGAGGAAACCGAGCTGAACTGGACCTATCTCAGTTTCATGACCTTCGCCACCGTGATCGCCGCGATCGCGATCGTGTTGGACAGTCAGATTCTGGTAATCGGGGCGATGGTCCTCGGGCCGGAGTTCGGCGCCATCGCCGCACTCGGAGTCGCGCTGGTACGTCGCCGATTCGCCTTGTTCGGGCTCGCTGTCCGCACGCTGCTGCTCGGCTTCGCCACCGCGATCGCGATCACCTTCACCCTCGCGCTGCTCGGGCGCGGGCTGGGCTGGATCACCGTAGAAGACGTCACCGGCCCGCGGCCTGGGACAGCCTTCATCTACACACCCGACAAATGGTCGTTCATCGTCGCCGTCGTCGCTGCCGCCGCCGGAGTGCTGGCGCTGACCTCCGCCAAGGCGGGAGGGCTGGCCGGGGTATTCATCTCTGTCACCACCGTGCCGGCCGCGGGCAATATCGCACTCGGCGCTGCTTTCGGTGTCGGGTCGGCCGTCTGGGGCAGCGCCCTGCAACTCGTGGTCAACCTGTCGGGAATGGCACTGGCAGGTTGGGTGACTGTGGCAGTGCAGCAGGCGGTGTGGTCACGGGTGTCGCTGCGGCGTGCCAAAGCGATGAGCACGCCGCGCCGGATGCTGTAG
- the kdpA gene encoding potassium-transporting ATPase subunit KdpA, giving the protein MSTTTAGVVFVASLILALALVHVPLGDYMYRVYEGRRHFRAERLVYRVIGAQPDVEQPWPVYARSVLAFSAVGILFLFFFQLLQDRLPLHLNDPGTEMTPALAWNTAVSFVTNTNWQNYSGESTQGHLVQMAGLAVQNFVSAAVGMAVAVALVRGFARRHTGDLGNFWVDLVRGTLRILLPIAFVFALVLVAGGAIQNFHLHDQVGQTLNGTQQAITGGPVASQEVIKELGTNGGGFYNTNSAHPFENPTTWTNWVEIFLLLVISFSLPRTFGRMVGSRRQGYAIVAVMGTIALLSVTLTNVFQLRHHGTVPTAIGASTEGVEQRFGVSNSATFAAATTLTSTGAVDSSHDSSTSLGGLMLLFNMQLGEVAPGGTGSGLYGMLILAVITVFVAGLMVGRTPEYLGKKITPREIKLAASYFLISPLIVLVGTAVAVALPGQRASMLNSGPHGLSEVLYAFTSAANNNGSAFAGLTGNTEWYNTALGLAMLVGRFLPIIFVLALAGSLARQGTTPASIGTLPTHRPQFVGMVVGVTVILVALTFLPVLALGPLAEGIH; this is encoded by the coding sequence GTGAGCACGACAACCGCCGGGGTCGTCTTCGTGGCCTCACTGATCCTGGCGCTCGCGCTGGTGCACGTGCCGCTGGGCGACTACATGTACCGGGTGTACGAGGGACGTCGGCACTTTCGCGCCGAACGCCTCGTCTACCGCGTGATAGGGGCGCAACCCGACGTCGAGCAGCCGTGGCCGGTGTACGCACGCAGCGTCCTGGCCTTCTCCGCGGTCGGCATTCTCTTCCTGTTCTTCTTCCAACTCCTGCAAGACAGATTGCCGCTGCACCTGAACGATCCGGGCACCGAGATGACGCCCGCGCTGGCCTGGAACACCGCGGTCAGCTTCGTGACCAACACCAACTGGCAGAACTACTCCGGTGAGTCCACCCAGGGCCATCTGGTGCAGATGGCTGGGCTGGCGGTGCAGAACTTCGTCTCGGCGGCCGTCGGCATGGCGGTGGCGGTGGCGCTGGTGCGCGGGTTCGCCCGCAGGCACACCGGCGACCTCGGCAACTTCTGGGTGGACCTGGTGCGCGGCACCCTGCGTATCCTGCTGCCGATCGCATTCGTGTTCGCGCTCGTGCTGGTGGCGGGTGGTGCGATACAGAACTTCCACCTGCACGACCAAGTGGGGCAAACCCTCAACGGCACCCAGCAGGCCATCACCGGCGGCCCGGTCGCCAGCCAAGAGGTGATCAAAGAACTCGGCACCAACGGCGGTGGTTTCTACAACACCAACTCCGCCCACCCGTTCGAGAACCCGACCACCTGGACCAACTGGGTGGAGATCTTCCTGCTGCTGGTGATCAGCTTCTCGCTGCCGCGCACCTTCGGCCGGATGGTGGGCAGCCGTAGGCAGGGCTACGCGATCGTCGCGGTGATGGGCACGATCGCGCTGCTCAGCGTGACGTTGACCAATGTGTTCCAGCTGCGGCACCACGGCACCGTGCCGACCGCGATCGGCGCCTCGACCGAAGGCGTGGAACAGCGTTTCGGCGTATCGAATTCGGCCACCTTCGCCGCGGCGACCACGCTTACCTCCACCGGCGCGGTCGATTCGTCCCATGACTCCTCCACCAGCCTCGGCGGTCTGATGCTGTTGTTCAACATGCAGCTGGGCGAGGTCGCGCCCGGCGGTACCGGCTCGGGCCTGTACGGCATGCTGATCCTGGCGGTGATCACCGTGTTCGTTGCCGGACTGATGGTGGGGCGCACACCGGAGTACCTGGGGAAGAAGATCACGCCGCGCGAAATCAAGCTCGCCGCGTCGTATTTCCTGATCAGCCCGCTGATCGTGCTGGTCGGCACGGCGGTGGCCGTGGCGCTGCCCGGCCAGCGCGCGAGCATGCTGAACTCCGGGCCGCATGGTCTGTCGGAGGTGCTCTACGCCTTCACCTCGGCGGCCAACAACAACGGCTCGGCGTTCGCGGGCCTGACCGGCAACACCGAGTGGTACAACACCGCCCTGGGCCTGGCGATGCTTGTCGGTCGCTTCCTGCCGATCATCTTCGTGCTCGCCCTTGCCGGTTCACTGGCGCGGCAAGGCACCACTCCCGCGTCGATCGGCACGCTGCCGACGCACCGGCCACAGTTCGTCGGCATGGTCGTCGGCGTGACGGTCATCCTGGTCGCGCTCACCTTCCTGCCCGTGCTCGCACTCGGGCCGCTCGCCGAAGGAATCCACTGA
- a CDS encoding cation transporting ATPase C-terminal domain-containing protein produces MTTAVLLGLMLAFEPEEDGIMTRPPRDPAQPLLTRALIVRILLVSTLLVAGSWSMFEWELTRGADLAEARTAAVNLFVVVEAFYLFSCRSLTRSAWRIGLFSNPWVIAGLTAQAIGQLAFTYLPAMNTVFDTAPLDTATWLRILAIAAAASVVVAVDKRLRR; encoded by the coding sequence ATGACCACTGCCGTATTGCTGGGCTTGATGCTCGCCTTCGAACCCGAAGAAGACGGGATCATGACCCGCCCGCCCCGCGATCCGGCACAGCCGCTGCTCACCCGCGCCCTGATCGTGCGGATCCTGCTGGTCTCCACCCTGCTGGTTGCCGGCTCGTGGTCGATGTTCGAGTGGGAACTCACCCGCGGAGCCGACTTGGCCGAAGCCCGCACCGCGGCGGTGAACCTGTTCGTCGTGGTCGAAGCCTTCTACCTGTTCAGCTGCCGTTCCCTGACGCGATCGGCATGGAGAATCGGCCTGTTCTCCAATCCGTGGGTCATCGCCGGACTCACCGCACAAGCGATCGGCCAGCTCGCTTTCACCTACCTGCCCGCCATGAACACCGTGTTCGACACCGCGCCCCTCGACACCGCCACCTGGCTGCGCATCCTCGCCATCGCCGCGGCCGCGAGCGTCGTGGTCGCGGTAGATAAACGTCTCCGGCGCTGA
- a CDS encoding sensor histidine kinase KdpD: MKRGQLRIYLGAAPGVGKTYAMLGEAHRRLERGRDVVAAVVETHGRRKTEQLLAGIEHIPPKPIEYRGSTFPELDVDAVLRRAPAVVLVDELAHTNAPGSKHQKRWQDVAELLDAGIDVISTVNVQHLESLNDVVEQITGIQQRETVPDAVVRGADQVELVDITPEALRRRLSHGNVYPAERIDAALRNYFRAGNLTALRELALLWLADQVDAALAKYRADHRITELWEARERVVVAVTGGPESETIVRRASRIATKSSADLIVVHVVCGDGLAGVSTERLARLRELAASLGASLHTVTGEDVPTALLEFAREANATQLVLGTSRRSRWARMFDEGIGSTVVQRSGKIDVHMVTHEQAHRGLRYSALRPRRPVAAWLAAVLVPALVCALSAAYLNEVLDLGGISAVFVVGVVAVALLGGVVPASLSALLSGLLLNWFFAPPHYSLTIAEPNSFITVVVLLIVAVAVAALVDLAAKRTGQARKASRQAELLTMFSGAILYGADLPRLLEQIREVFAQRALALMAGDQVLAQVGADPPRQPSEADTVVEAGDARHWLLLAGRPLAAADRPVLNAVTNQAVALVRQARLAEEAGAAAAVLEADRLRRALLSAVSHDLRTPLAGAKAAVSSLRSDDVEFSPEDTAELLETIEESVDQLTALVGNLLDSSRLAVGVITPQPRRVYLDEAVHRALVSVGMGARGLRRAAMDRVRVEVGDVSVRADSGLLERVLANLLDNALRHAPRAGTIRVTAERTGDRVSIAVVDTGPGVPHGTEEQLFEPFQRLGDRDNTAGVGLGLSVVRGFIEAMGGTVHAEPTPGGGLTMLVDLPGGAEPQNANGTGGEIAHETSSAGE; the protein is encoded by the coding sequence GTGAAACGCGGTCAGCTGCGTATCTACCTCGGCGCCGCGCCGGGAGTCGGTAAGACCTACGCCATGCTCGGCGAGGCGCACCGACGGCTGGAGCGCGGCCGCGACGTGGTGGCGGCGGTGGTCGAAACACACGGCAGGCGCAAGACCGAGCAATTGCTCGCAGGCATCGAGCACATTCCACCGAAACCGATCGAGTATCGCGGCAGCACCTTCCCGGAACTCGACGTCGACGCGGTGCTGCGGCGCGCTCCGGCGGTGGTGCTGGTCGACGAGCTGGCGCACACCAACGCGCCCGGCAGCAAGCACCAGAAACGCTGGCAGGACGTGGCGGAATTGCTCGACGCGGGCATCGACGTGATCTCCACGGTCAACGTGCAGCATCTCGAGAGCCTCAACGATGTCGTCGAGCAGATCACCGGTATCCAGCAGCGCGAAACCGTGCCGGACGCGGTGGTACGCGGCGCGGATCAGGTGGAGCTGGTCGACATCACCCCGGAAGCGTTGCGGCGCAGGCTGTCCCACGGCAACGTGTATCCCGCCGAGCGCATCGACGCGGCGCTGCGCAACTACTTCCGCGCGGGAAACCTCACCGCGCTGCGCGAACTGGCGCTGCTGTGGCTGGCCGACCAGGTCGACGCCGCGCTGGCGAAGTACCGGGCCGACCACCGGATCACCGAGCTGTGGGAGGCACGCGAACGCGTCGTGGTGGCGGTGACCGGCGGCCCGGAATCGGAGACAATCGTGCGCCGGGCCAGCCGGATCGCCACCAAATCCAGCGCCGACCTGATCGTTGTGCACGTGGTGTGCGGCGACGGCTTGGCTGGGGTTTCCACCGAGCGGCTGGCCCGGCTGCGTGAGCTGGCGGCCAGTCTGGGCGCCTCGCTGCATACCGTCACCGGGGAGGACGTGCCCACCGCGTTGCTCGAGTTCGCCCGCGAGGCGAACGCCACCCAGCTCGTGCTCGGCACGTCGCGTCGCTCGCGCTGGGCGCGAATGTTCGACGAGGGCATCGGCTCCACCGTGGTGCAGCGATCCGGCAAGATCGACGTGCACATGGTGACGCACGAACAAGCCCACCGCGGGTTGCGGTACTCGGCGCTGCGCCCGCGCCGCCCCGTGGCCGCGTGGCTCGCGGCGGTTCTCGTGCCGGCGCTGGTCTGCGCGCTCAGCGCCGCCTACCTCAATGAAGTGCTGGATCTCGGCGGCATCAGCGCGGTGTTCGTCGTGGGTGTGGTCGCGGTGGCGCTGCTGGGCGGCGTCGTGCCCGCATCGCTCTCGGCGCTGCTGTCGGGCCTGCTGTTGAACTGGTTCTTCGCGCCGCCCCACTACAGCCTGACCATCGCCGAGCCGAACAGTTTCATCACCGTCGTGGTACTGCTGATCGTCGCCGTCGCAGTGGCGGCGCTGGTCGATCTGGCCGCGAAGCGAACCGGTCAAGCACGCAAGGCCTCCCGGCAAGCCGAGCTGCTGACCATGTTCTCCGGCGCGATACTGTACGGCGCGGATCTGCCTCGGCTGCTCGAGCAGATCCGGGAGGTCTTCGCGCAGCGTGCGCTCGCCCTGATGGCAGGTGACCAGGTGCTGGCCCAGGTGGGCGCCGATCCGCCGCGGCAGCCCTCCGAGGCGGACACCGTTGTCGAAGCGGGCGATGCCCGCCACTGGCTGCTGCTCGCGGGCCGTCCACTGGCCGCGGCCGATCGCCCGGTGCTCAACGCGGTGACCAACCAGGCCGTCGCCTTGGTGCGGCAGGCGCGTCTGGCCGAGGAGGCGGGCGCCGCCGCTGCCGTGCTGGAGGCCGATCGCCTGCGGCGGGCGTTGCTCTCCGCGGTCAGCCACGACCTACGTACCCCGCTGGCCGGAGCCAAGGCGGCGGTGTCCAGCCTGCGCAGCGACGACGTCGAGTTCTCTCCGGAGGACACCGCCGAACTGCTGGAGACGATCGAGGAATCGGTGGATCAGCTCACCGCGCTGGTCGGCAATCTGCTCGACTCCTCCCGGCTGGCGGTCGGCGTGATCACGCCGCAGCCGCGGCGGGTCTACCTGGACGAGGCGGTGCACCGAGCACTGGTGAGCGTCGGGATGGGCGCGCGCGGGTTGCGGCGCGCGGCGATGGACCGGGTCCGGGTCGAGGTCGGCGACGTCTCGGTGCGCGCCGACAGCGGCCTGCTGGAACGGGTGCTGGCCAACTTGCTGGACAACGCGCTGCGCCACGCGCCACGCGCGGGCACGATCCGGGTCACTGCGGAACGCACCGGCGACCGGGTCTCGATCGCTGTCGTCGACACCGGCCCCGGCGTGCCGCACGGCACCGAGGAGCAGCTGTTCGAACCGTTCCAGCGGCTCGGCGACCGGGACAACACCGCCGGAGTCGGGCTCGGACTGTCGGTGGTGCGCGGATTCATCGAAGCCATGGGCGGCACGGTGCACGCCGAGCCGACGCCGGGTGGAGGATTGACCATGCTGGTCGATTTGCCCGGCGGCGCCGAGCCGCAGAACGCGAACGGCACCGGCGGCGAGATCGCGCACGAGACGTCGAGCGCGGGTGAATGA
- the kdpB gene encoding potassium-transporting ATPase subunit KdpB, with amino-acid sequence MSGPVIDENVAAQTVRARPRRGTSVPSGVLDPKLLLTSLPDAVRKLDPRTLWRNPVMLIVELGAMWSTILALVDPTFFAWAIVVWLWLTVIFANLAEAIAEGRGKAQADTLRKAKTDTIARRLVDWSPGARMVEESVAAPELRRGDHVVVEAGEVIPGDGDVVEGIASVDESAITGESAPVIRESGGDRSAVTGGTTVLSDRIIVRITQEPGRSFIDKMIALVEGASRQKTPNEIALNILLAALTIIFVFSVVTLQPMAIFSKANNPGVPDTAALDVHGVTGIVLVSLLVCLIPTTIGALLSAIGIAGMDRLVQRNVLAMSGRAVEAAGDVNTLLLDKTGTITLGNRQATDFVPVPGVSKDQLADAAQLSSLADETPEGRSIVVYAKQAHGLRERTPGELTHAHWVEFTAQTRMSGVDLDGRQLRKGAASAVTEWVRSRGGVVPDQLGATVDGISAAGGTPLVVGQVTDGAAAVLGVVHLKDVVKQGMRERFDEMRRMGIRTVMITGDNPLTARAIADEAGVDDFLAEATPEDKLALIKKEQQGGRLVAMTGDGTNDAPALAQADVGVAMNTGTSAAKEAGNMVDLDSDPTKLIEIVEIGKQLLITRGALTTFSIANDIAKYFAIIPALFVPLFPGLDLLNIMRLASPQSAILSAVIFNAVVIVALIPLALRGVRYRPSNASKLLSRNLTVYGLGGIIAPFLGVKLIDLVVRFLPGMS; translated from the coding sequence ATGTCCGGTCCCGTCATCGATGAGAACGTCGCCGCGCAGACCGTGCGCGCGCGTCCGCGGCGGGGCACGAGCGTCCCGAGTGGAGTGCTCGACCCGAAGCTGCTGCTGACCTCGTTGCCGGACGCGGTCCGCAAGCTCGATCCCCGCACCCTTTGGCGCAACCCGGTGATGCTGATCGTCGAGCTGGGCGCGATGTGGTCGACCATTCTCGCGCTGGTCGACCCGACCTTCTTCGCCTGGGCGATCGTCGTATGGCTCTGGCTCACCGTGATCTTCGCCAACCTGGCCGAGGCCATCGCCGAAGGCCGGGGAAAAGCCCAGGCAGACACGTTGCGCAAAGCCAAGACCGACACCATCGCGCGGCGGCTGGTCGATTGGTCGCCGGGCGCGCGGATGGTCGAAGAATCCGTCGCCGCGCCCGAGTTGCGCCGCGGCGATCACGTCGTGGTCGAGGCCGGGGAGGTGATCCCCGGCGACGGTGACGTGGTAGAGGGCATCGCCTCGGTAGACGAGTCCGCGATCACCGGCGAATCCGCGCCGGTGATCAGGGAATCCGGCGGTGACCGTTCGGCGGTGACCGGGGGCACCACCGTGCTGTCGGACCGGATCATCGTGCGGATCACCCAGGAACCGGGCCGCAGTTTCATCGACAAGATGATCGCGCTGGTGGAAGGCGCGAGCAGGCAGAAGACGCCGAACGAGATCGCGCTGAACATCCTGCTGGCGGCGCTGACGATCATCTTCGTCTTCTCGGTCGTCACGTTGCAGCCGATGGCGATCTTCAGCAAGGCGAACAACCCAGGGGTGCCGGACACCGCCGCGCTGGACGTGCACGGCGTCACCGGCATCGTGCTGGTTTCGTTGCTGGTGTGCCTGATCCCCACCACCATCGGCGCACTGCTGTCGGCCATCGGCATCGCGGGAATGGACCGCCTGGTGCAGCGCAACGTGCTGGCCATGTCCGGCCGCGCCGTCGAGGCCGCCGGAGACGTGAACACGCTGCTGCTGGACAAGACTGGCACCATCACCCTCGGCAACCGCCAAGCCACGGACTTCGTCCCAGTGCCCGGCGTGAGCAAGGACCAATTGGCCGACGCCGCCCAACTGTCCAGCCTCGCCGACGAGACGCCGGAGGGCCGCTCCATCGTCGTCTACGCCAAACAGGCCCACGGTCTGCGTGAGCGGACGCCGGGCGAGCTGACCCACGCGCACTGGGTCGAGTTCACCGCCCAGACCCGGATGTCGGGCGTCGACCTGGACGGCCGACAGTTGCGCAAAGGCGCGGCGAGCGCAGTGACCGAATGGGTGCGTTCCCGAGGCGGTGTGGTGCCCGACCAGCTCGGCGCGACCGTCGACGGCATCTCTGCGGCAGGCGGCACGCCGTTGGTGGTCGGTCAGGTCACCGATGGAGCGGCTGCGGTGCTCGGCGTGGTCCACCTCAAGGACGTGGTGAAGCAGGGCATGCGGGAGCGTTTCGACGAGATGCGCCGGATGGGCATCCGCACGGTGATGATCACCGGCGACAACCCGTTGACCGCCAGAGCGATCGCCGACGAAGCAGGCGTCGACGACTTCCTCGCCGAGGCCACGCCGGAGGACAAGCTGGCGCTGATCAAGAAGGAACAGCAGGGCGGGCGGCTGGTCGCGATGACCGGCGACGGAACCAACGACGCGCCCGCCCTCGCGCAGGCCGACGTGGGCGTCGCGATGAACACCGGTACCTCGGCAGCCAAAGAGGCGGGCAACATGGTCGATCTGGACTCCGATCCGACCAAACTGATCGAGATCGTGGAGATCGGCAAACAGTTGCTCATCACCCGCGGCGCGCTAACGACGTTCTCCATCGCCAACGACATCGCCAAGTACTTCGCGATCATCCCCGCGTTGTTCGTGCCGTTGTTTCCCGGTCTCGACCTGCTCAACATCATGCGGCTGGCCAGTCCGCAGTCGGCGATCCTGTCCGCGGTGATCTTCAACGCCGTCGTCATCGTGGCATTGATCCCGTTGGCGCTGCGCGGCGTACGTTACCGGCCGTCGAACGCGTCGAAGTTGCTCAGCCGCAACCTGACCGTTTACGGGCTCGGCGGCATCATCGCGCCGTTCCTCGGCGTCAAACTCATCGACCTCGTGGTCCGATTCCTCCCCGGGATGTCCTGA
- a CDS encoding sporulation protein has protein sequence MKVEDVLGSAKDAMTVQRVYAEPVERDGTTLIAVATVSGGAGGGTGADKAGQEGSGVGFGLGAKPVGVYVLRNGRLSWRPAIDVNRLITVVGAVTVTALLVGARIARLGR, from the coding sequence ATGAAGGTCGAAGACGTTCTCGGCTCAGCGAAGGATGCCATGACGGTCCAACGGGTGTACGCCGAGCCCGTCGAGCGGGACGGCACCACCCTGATCGCTGTCGCCACCGTATCCGGCGGTGCGGGCGGCGGCACGGGCGCCGACAAGGCCGGACAGGAAGGGTCCGGCGTCGGATTCGGCCTGGGCGCCAAGCCCGTCGGCGTCTATGTCCTGCGCAACGGCCGACTGAGCTGGCGACCGGCTATCGACGTCAATCGACTCATCACCGTGGTCGGCGCCGTCACCGTTACGGCGCTGCTTGTCGGTGCACGAATCGCTCGGCTCGGCCGGTAA
- the kdpF gene encoding K(+)-transporting ATPase subunit F: protein MARGWRLSSHVGRRVHRAHRGGVRAAGAGPARGGEFVTANLIGLVLAVGVALYLVAALLFPERF from the coding sequence ATGGCGCGCGGATGGAGGTTGTCGAGTCATGTCGGTCGTCGTGTTCACCGTGCTCACCGTGGTGGCGTTCGCGCTGCTGGGGCTGGTCCAGCGCGGGGTGGAGAATTTGTGACCGCGAACCTGATCGGTCTGGTTCTCGCCGTCGGCGTGGCGCTCTACCTGGTCGCGGCGCTGCTGTTCCCCGAAAGGTTCTGA
- a CDS encoding potassium-transporting ATPase subunit C: MRYSTWIRQHLAALRALLALTVVTGIVYPLAVFAVAQLPGLREKADGSLVEVNGTTVGSVLIGQSFTDADGAALVQYFQSRPSAAGDGYDPMSTAASNLGPEDVVDAPARASLLTTVCARSKEVGDREGVDGSRPFCTKDGVGAVLSIIGPRDSDGDVSQPVQVVSVNQACPATPFLHTYRGVRVDCAEPGRSYSAGRIVPIHGDAPIDPAVPADAVTASGSGLDPHISPEYAAIQVTRVAKARGVSEQQVRMLVDEHTSRRTLRFLGEHRVNVLQLNIELDHRYPYRA; this comes from the coding sequence ATGCGCTATTCGACCTGGATCCGGCAACATCTCGCCGCGCTTCGCGCGCTGCTGGCGCTCACGGTGGTCACCGGAATCGTGTACCCCCTGGCGGTCTTCGCGGTCGCGCAGCTGCCCGGACTGCGCGAGAAAGCGGACGGTTCGCTGGTCGAGGTGAACGGAACGACCGTGGGCTCCGTCCTGATCGGGCAGTCGTTCACCGATGCCGACGGCGCCGCTCTGGTGCAGTACTTCCAGAGCCGTCCGTCGGCTGCCGGCGACGGGTACGATCCGATGTCGACCGCCGCGAGCAATCTCGGACCGGAGGACGTCGTCGACGCCCCGGCACGCGCGAGCCTGCTCACCACGGTGTGTGCCCGAAGCAAGGAGGTCGGCGACCGTGAGGGGGTCGACGGCAGCCGTCCGTTCTGCACGAAAGACGGTGTGGGCGCAGTGCTCTCGATCATCGGCCCGCGCGACTCCGACGGAGATGTATCGCAGCCGGTGCAAGTCGTCAGCGTGAACCAGGCATGCCCGGCGACGCCGTTCCTGCACACCTATCGGGGCGTGCGGGTCGACTGCGCAGAACCGGGCCGGAGTTACTCGGCCGGCCGCATCGTGCCGATCCATGGCGATGCTCCCATCGACCCAGCGGTACCCGCCGACGCCGTCACCGCCAGCGGCAGCGGGTTGGACCCGCACATCTCTCCGGAGTACGCGGCCATCCAGGTTACTCGCGTCGCCAAGGCGCGCGGCGTTTCCGAACAGCAGGTGCGCATGCTGGTAGACGAACACACCAGCAGGCGGACTCTGCGGTTCCTCGGCGAGCATCGCGTGAACGTGCTTCAGCTGAACATCGAGTTGGACCACCGCTATCCGTACCGCGCATGA